DNA sequence from the Luteitalea sp. genome:
GATCCTGGTGGTCGAAGACGAGGTGAAAGCCGCCTCCTACCTGCGGAACGGGCTCGTCGAGAACGGCTTCATCGTCGACGTCAGCGGCCAAGGCGATGACGGGCTCCACGCCGCCCTGACTGGC
Encoded proteins:
- a CDS encoding DNA-binding response regulator (response regulator in two-component regulatory system with CusS; regulates the copper efflux system), producing the protein MKILVVEDEVKAASYLRNGLVENGFIVDVSGQGDDGLHAALTG